The Raphanus sativus cultivar WK10039 unplaced genomic scaffold, ASM80110v3 Scaffold0700, whole genome shotgun sequence nucleotide sequence CCTTTTTAACAATGACCTCTCCCTGCTTATGTGTGTGATTAAGCAAAACtgtttatttatcttttcagtAAGGACAGTGTTTTTTATAATGGTTGTTGGTAATATCTAAACTATGTTGGGAGTAACCTAGAGCAATGTATATCTTTTCAACAGCTTGAGTCTTTGAGATATTAAGTTATTAGTGTTTTGTTTCCAGTTTTTGAGTGTGGTTAGGTATTTAATTGTTTGGTTTCTTGTGACTGAAAAAAGAGTCAAATAACCTGAAAAGTAACCTGAAAACTTAAGAAGATTTTCTCAGGttgtttacatttttactttcttctttgttcttcttacTAAAAGTAATTATAATTGGAATAGAAATGAGATTTCAAAACCTTTTTTCATTTCTGAAATTGATGAGTTAGAATCTGATAGTTAgatttgtttaatttgtttgaAACTAACTATATTTGTTCCGTTTCATATGTTTTACACATGATGACAACGTGGTTTCAGCTGTAACAATTTCAAAACGTgataataaattgtttaaacTAAACTATGGTTTGGTAGACCTGTAATAACAAAAGCTGGTGAAATTTCTTGGATTTTTCTGTTTAAGGAAAGTAATTCATAGTCTCCTGTTCATCAAACTAGTAAAAGACTTTTAATGGAAAGATAGTGGATGTACTTTAGCTATTTGATTGTGTCATACTTTTTGTGAAAAAGTATCTTGACCGATATATATATTGAGTAATgaacatttattatttatgtcAATAACTACAATGTATTTTCTGAACAAATGTCAAAATATTATTCAATCAAAAGTATAGGTAGATTAAACACTTCTTTGTGTTAGAGTTTGTGGGACTCAataaataaactccaaaattaATACGCGCCAGGTAGGGGTCGAACCTACGGCCTTCTGCTTAGGAAACAGACGCTCTATCCACTGAGCTACAGGCGctcttgaacatgttttctacgTTATATTATTCGAACGTAGCCAACCCGTGTGTGGACCAGAAAAAAGACTAGAATAAATTTGTCGTATTATTCCAAATAGTGTACTAATCAAATCACTCTTAAATCTATTTACATAAAATCAATAATCTTTTCTTCTGACAAAAATGAACCGCAAGAATCAAGAGTGGTGCCATTCGCTTTACTCCAAATCCAATCCAAATACACCATATTTCACTCTTACTCCTTTATTCTTCAGTGCCCACCCCAAAACCAATAGTGACTCTCTCTAATCTATAATACTCTTCCTCGTTGTCCTCTCACAACTAGGCAACTGAGTCTGTCTCTGTTCTCATCGCAGCTTTATATATCCTAGGAACTTCTCATCTGGTCGCCTTTGCTGCTGCTTTTGTCTTCCTACCACCGACCAACTTTTACAGATTCTCATAGATTCTTCAAACCTTTGAGTCCTTGTCAGATTCGAGGGCCGGTGTTATATGCTTTGATATCTCTCACCCAAATCAGGTTCTTGATTCCTTCGGTATACGATTCTTGATTTTACCTTCCCTTTTGTcattttttccatttttgatTCTTATCATTATACTCCTATATATAAAACGTTATATATTTTCCTAATAATACCACAAATCAATCCTCAAGCTTCCACTCATACACACACAAAATGGACTTCTTTGAgctatgtttttagttttaactttttttttttaggttttaatTATGGAGACTCTGCATCCACTCTCTCACGTGCCTATTTCTGACCACCGGTTAGTTGTTCAAGAGATGATGAGCTCGAGCAGCGTCTGGACtaaagaagagaacaagatgTTCGAACGTGCCCTTGCTATATACCCTGAAGACTCGCCCGATCGCTGGTTCAACATCGCTTCCATGATCCCTGGCAAAACTGTTTTCGATGTTATGAAGCAATACAGCAAGCTTGAAGAAGACGTTTCCGACATAGAAGCAGGACGTGTCCCCGTTCCTGGTTACCCTTCAGCTTCTTCTCCCTTAGGGTTTGACCAGGACACGTGTCGAAAACGACCTAGCTGGGGCAGAGGATCTGATCACGATCGTAAGAAAGGAATCCCTTGGACAGACGAAGAACACAGGTTAAGAGACTATCATTTACTTTTATGAAAAGTCACCCTTCCTAGGTTTCTTGCTTCACAAGTCACTCCCCTGTTTTTCTTAGGGCTTAAATTGCTATATTTCTTGCGCACCAAGTcactcttttgtttttcttgtggCTTGACATTGTTCTGTTTCTTGTTCCCTGCAGGAGATTCTTGCTAGGGCTTCTCAAGTACGGGAAAGGAGACTGGAGAAACATATCGAGGAACTTCGTGGTGTCGAAGACACCGACGCAAGTTGCCAGCCACGCTCAAAAGTATTATCTGAGACAGCTCTCAGGAGCTAAGGATAAGCGCCGGCCAAGCATCCATGACACCACGACCGTTAATCTTCTAAACGCCAATCGCAACCGTTCCTTTTCAGATCATAGAGACATCCTCCCGGATTTAGGGTTTGTCGACAAGGATAATGCCGAGGATGGACTAATGTCTATGAGTCCGAATCGATATTCAGCAAACCTGTTTTCTCCATCATCATCTCCCTTTGATGATGCTATTTGCTTTGCTGGAGCAAATGCATTCAGGGCCAGAAGTTAAAGTAACATATAATAGTATCACCAACGACCAAAATCAAAAGTTCTAATGAAGCTGAGTTGTGAAACTGCAACTAGCATTATAAGCAAGAGTCCGAGCTGTTTATATGTGTGTTTTTGTGTCGTGATcttgtttgtctttttatttttacctgAATATTGTGATTATATAGTGGTGTGTTTATGTTTACGAAATCTCTAGTAAattactataatatatatacgtTTCCTGCTTCATTAACTATAGTTGTTAATAAGACTTGTCCGTTATGATAACTTTTAACCACATCTTTTTTTGGTTAGACATTGAAGGGAAATGGCTATAGTATAACTAACAAGACCATAAgattattttgagaaaaaaggTAAATATTGAATGCGTAGGTGGGAAGGTATGAACAATTGATTTTTGAGTATAAAATCGTAGGAGGCTGAGTCTGCTTTCCACTTTCTGACCGACCAAAAGAATCTCATTCCTCTCATCTATTACACCGACAAACCCCTTTGCCTTGCCcaaaaattatgtatattaaCATATTCACAGAATAAAATATCATAGTGTTATTAGCATAATTCATATACAAAGTGGTTGAATTAATTATCATCAACTGTGACATGCTATTGCAATTTGCTAGTACTATTTTAGGATAAAGAAATCATCATGCTTCGCTTCGCTAATCTCAGTCAgtatttttgttttgcttttcaTCAATCTCTCTTATTTTTTGCGCTCGATGGAGAAACTTTTCACGTTGATTCAGCTTCCTTTCCTTTGATAGAGTTCATGAGAAGCGAACGTTCAATCTTTGTTTCGATTTGTGCTTTTCGTTTTTAATGTTCTCATTTATAGAATCTTTATCAGTTTAATCTATAAATGACAGAGCCGTTGATGCTGTAATGTCAAAGCTCTTTTAAGAACTACAAGAACTGGTGCAAATTTTTAGGACATACACAGTTTTTAAGGTAACAGGAAACACTTTATTTTATACTGTAAGTTGCTTGGATGGGAAACTGTTTTGAATTGATGATGTTCATACTCTTAATCAAACAAAATTCactcttctgttttttttttttgtgcagtGACTTCCTCAAGGATCTGAAGATATAATACAACAGCGGAAGATATAATACATTCAAATTTTCTTCATTTTACCTTTCTGTTAGTCCCATTCTACCTGATCATATCTAACATGGGTCATTTACCTGTTTATTATGTTCAGATGGCTGGAAATGTGAGCATCGTCACTGGTGAAAAAAACATTAAGCCTTCATCCGGTGGAGATGATGAGGCATTTCTACGGAAGGTCATTACACCAATCTTCCTGGAGTACATAGTTGAAAAAGTACATATTTGAATCATAGGTCGATGACATCTTAAGAATATTGATCTTGTATACGCCATACCTAACTTTTCTATAAATTAGGAAGCAAAATAAGAATGCCACTGGCAAGACTGCTCACTCAGATTGGTCCAACTGTGATGAATATTTCTGGTATGTCTTGACTCAAGCTgcaaattgataaaatattaattggtcGGAATATCATATAGTTTTCTTGTGTCATTTGCGCACCactgctttttttttaatctatatgTAACTCATGTTCTTTATAACATTTTTTCCGGAGAAGAATGTGAGTCTATCCAAGCGAGCATTACCCAGACATCGACGTTTTGTACCGGTCCTTTAGATCATGGAGTCACTGAGTAGTTGTTGCAATCCGGTCTTTTCTAGCTATTTGAGGAGTGATCAATGCTTTTCTTCTTCAGCAGCATGTTAGTGTCTACTATATGAAGTAATTGACCTTTTTTGTCTGTATATTCCCTGAATCAAATTCATTTACCATATTGATTAGCTTGGGTTATAAGAAAGCGACATCAAATCCTGTAAGCTGAAATATAGCAAATAGTGGCAAAAGTGTATGCTACGATCCAAGATATGACCTGAAATAGTGGTTTATACAATGACCAAATTGGAAATTGCACACATTGCAGtaaaagacaaacaaacatTCATCAAGTTCTCATTTAGACAAAGCACACTACAGCGAAACGAACTAAATGATCTTGTTCCTAGCATCTTCAAGCTTCTTGAGAATTTCAGCAGGTGTTCTATCCAGCTCATCTGCTATTTTCCTCTGCAAATCTATTGGAAGTGTTGGAAACTGCTCGCACAGATCTCCATCTATCACATCCTGTTgcatcattaaaaaaaaaagtcattaaaataaaatcaagagaGCTACATACGATATGCTAAGGAGAATAATGGGTTGGTTTAAAACACACACCTTGACTGGAAAATAGGCAGATCTGTAAGCCATATGGTCTCTACCACAGAGAGGAGGATACTCCTGCCTCATGTGCATCTCCAGATGAGAGAAAAAATCAACATCATCACGGGACGTGAATGCGTGCAATGCTCCGATGCTGCCCATCACTGTTCCATACATAATGGATTCCGATCCACCTGGAATCATCGAAGCCTTCTGCAAGCAGGTCACAACGTCCCCGACATGGAACTGCACAATCTCGTCCACTTTGTTTGGCGCTCCATTAAGCTTTCCTTGCTCCCACTTGATCTTCCCGCCTGTCGGGTCTTCTTCAATCTCCTCCGACACATCCTGAGGCAGCCTCACAAAGTAGATGTTCCCAAACTTATCTGCGCCTGCCATGGTGTCGAAATCCACATGGTGCGATGCTGTCAGCCATCTCGGCACGCAGTCATCGGCGAATATGTATAGCTGATTCTCATCGCGCCTGTACTTGCAGTAATGGAATGACtgcagaaaaaataaaagaaaggcACTTGTGGTTAAGTCAACAACGTCAAGTATATACTACTTCTAAGAACCAAATAATGAAAAAGGGAAAAGGAAGCACTGACCTCCTGAATGTCACCAACGTAGATACGGTCACGGTAAGTTTGGATAGAGACGATGGAGTTTGGGAAGAGCTTGTTTTCACATTTCCTAAGCAGTCTCTTTTTCCCCAAGTCATACAATCTAAGCACAGGTCCGATTCCTGCCAGCAGCCTTCCCTGGAACTGGCACAATGCAAGAGGAACACCTTCTACTTGAGTCTTGTGAAGCAGCTCAAGTTTCCTCCCTTCCTCCATAAACCTATAGATATGTATGAACCCAGCCACTTGTCTTTTCTTGGGCCAGAACTGCATCCCTTTGACTGTACCAACAGCCAGCAAAGTACCATACTCTTTATCATGGAAATTCACCGTGCAGACACTGTAAGCAGCTTCGTTGTCTTGGAGTTCCAGTAGACAAGTTGTATCGGCTGTCTTGGGGTCAACAACTCTGATGCAAGAGACCCACTTTTCTGACTCGGCTTTGGGATAACCATACTGCTCATCACAGAGTGGGTCTTCCTTATCCTCATCGTCCCCACCATTCTCCATCTGATCTGCACTGCCATTACCATTTTCTCCTGCTCCACCGGCCTGGAAGCATTCCTTTCTTGCCGCTTCACGCTCTTCTGCGGTAAATGCCCCTTGGTCACTCTCAACGATAACCAACAGCTTCTTCTTGGGATGTACAACGAACTTTCTGGGCGTGTACCTCAGAGGAACCATGGTTTCGTTGAACGTTTCCCCAAGACGATCAAACATGAAGATTCTGAGAGCATCCCCGGCGACAGAGACAACACCTTCAGCACACTGATCAGATGAAAAAGGGGCAGCAAATTCCAAAGTCTCGTAAGAAAGAGGCGTCAAGTGGAAGTGTCCCCGATGTATGTAACCAAGCCAAGGTCGACTAGACAAACACAGCATCGCAGACCGACCTCTCACAGAAATGGAGAACAACTTGGGTGGCTTCAGCCCCAAGAACCGAGAACGAGAATCAGAAAGCTGACCAGTCACCATGTCAACCACTGTTCTGAACAAAACACCATTCTGCAGACCAGAGTTAAGGAAGAGGCTAGCCGGGTGATCAGCACCATCATCCCCACCAATTGATGCTTGAACTTCGAGGAACAGCAAAGACTCTGGAGCGGAAGAGACACTCTGCACGCTGAGAATCTGCAGACAGTCATCTGGGTCCAGAGACAGAATACGCACTGTGTTATCATAGGATCCCACAGCAAGGAAGCGGGATCTTTGTCTTCCTTCAGGAACAGGGGCAATGTCCAGGCAGGCCACATCTCCAGACATTTCATGTTTCCCCACCTCCATCAGCTGACCAGTCATATCTGCCTCAAAATAAATTAGCTCTCCACCACTCAACGCAATCACCACTTGTAGCCGATTATATCCAACTTTGACAATCGACCTCTTGCCAGGAGTTCTCCATTCATTAATACGCCCATCTTCCCTTATGTGGCGGATACCATTAGGATGGACTTGCATGAGCGAATCATCACCAATCAGAGACACGGCGAGTGAAGGGGTGGTATCAAGAAACCCACTGTCGTTGACTTCTTCGACGGTTTCACCAATTGAAAGAACCAGAGTAGCATTGGTGAAGGAGACAACGATATAAGCATCAAACTCATCACTGACATTCTTCTTCACTGTCCACACCGCACTTGGCTGACCCGGAAGCTGGGAGACAGCC carries:
- the LOC108812435 gene encoding spliceosome-associated protein 130 A, with translation MYLYSLTLQQATGITCAINGNFSGGKTQEIAVARGKILDLLRPDENGKIQTIHSVEVFGAIRSLAQFRLTGGQKDYIVVGSDSGRIVILEYNKEKNVFDKVHQETFGKSGCRRIVPGQYLAVDPKGRAVMVGACEKQKLVYVLNRDTAARLTISSPLEAHKSHTICYSVCGVDCGFDNPVFAAIELDYSETDQDPTGQASSEAQKHLTFYELDLGLNHVSRKWSEPVDNGANMLVTVPGGADGPSGVLVCAENFVIYKNQGHPDVRALIPRRDDLPAERGVLVVSAAMHKQKTTFFFLLQTEYGDVFKATLDHDGDHVSELKIKYFDTVPVAASICVLKLGFLFAASEFGNHGLYQFQAIGDDPDVESSSSNLMETEDGFQPVFFQPRRLKNLVRIDQVESLMPLMDMKILNLFEEETPQIFSLCGRGPRSSLRILRPGLAISEMAVSQLPGQPSAVWTVKKNVSDEFDAYIVVSFTNATLVLSIGETVEEVNDSGFLDTTPSLAVSLIGDDSLMQVHPNGIRHIREDGRINEWRTPGKRSIVKVGYNRLQVVIALSGGELIYFEADMTGQLMEVGKHEMSGDVACLDIAPVPEGRQRSRFLAVGSYDNTVRILSLDPDDCLQILSVQSVSSAPESLLFLEVQASIGGDDGADHPASLFLNSGLQNGVLFRTVVDMVTGQLSDSRSRFLGLKPPKLFSISVRGRSAMLCLSSRPWLGYIHRGHFHLTPLSYETLEFAAPFSSDQCAEGVVSVAGDALRIFMFDRLGETFNETMVPLRYTPRKFVVHPKKKLLVIVESDQGAFTAEEREAARKECFQAGGAGENGNGSADQMENGGDDEDKEDPLCDEQYGYPKAESEKWVSCIRVVDPKTADTTCLLELQDNEAAYSVCTVNFHDKEYGTLLAVGTVKGMQFWPKKRQVAGFIHIYRFMEEGRKLELLHKTQVEGVPLALCQFQGRLLAGIGPVLRLYDLGKKRLLRKCENKLFPNSIVSIQTYRDRIYVGDIQESFHYCKYRRDENQLYIFADDCVPRWLTASHHVDFDTMAGADKFGNIYFVRLPQDVSEEIEEDPTGGKIKWEQGKLNGAPNKVDEIVQFHVGDVVTCLQKASMIPGGSESIMYGTVMGSIGALHAFTSRDDVDFFSHLEMHMRQEYPPLCGRDHMAYRSAYFPVKDVIDGDLCEQFPTLPIDLQRKIADELDRTPAEILKKLEDARNKII
- the LOC108812436 gene encoding transcription factor DIVARICATA, which translates into the protein METLHPLSHVPISDHRLVVQEMMSSSSVWTKEENKMFERALAIYPEDSPDRWFNIASMIPGKTVFDVMKQYSKLEEDVSDIEAGRVPVPGYPSASSPLGFDQDTCRKRPSWGRGSDHDRKKGIPWTDEEHRRFLLGLLKYGKGDWRNISRNFVVSKTPTQVASHAQKYYLRQLSGAKDKRRPSIHDTTTVNLLNANRNRSFSDHRDILPDLGFVDKDNAEDGLMSMSPNRYSANLFSPSSSPFDDAICFAGANAFRARS